A single Methylobacterium sp. 17Sr1-1 DNA region contains:
- a CDS encoding SoxY-related AACIE arm protein: protein MTALHRRTLLAGGAGLLTVALVRPGRAALIRPSREATVEAIRRFTGGAPVQAGRIHLDMPPLVENGNTVPLAITVESPMSEADHVRRIAVFNDKNPQPHVVTLHLGPRAGRAAVNTRIRLADSQTITALAEMRDGTFWSATADAIVTLAACVEGS from the coding sequence ATGACGGCTCTCCACCGTCGCACGCTCCTCGCCGGAGGCGCCGGCCTGCTCACGGTCGCGCTGGTGCGCCCCGGTCGCGCGGCGCTCATCCGGCCGAGCCGCGAGGCCACCGTCGAGGCGATCCGCCGCTTCACCGGCGGCGCGCCCGTCCAGGCGGGCCGGATCCACCTCGACATGCCGCCGCTGGTCGAGAACGGCAACACCGTGCCGCTCGCCATCACCGTCGAGAGCCCGATGAGCGAGGCCGACCACGTCCGCCGCATCGCGGTGTTCAACGACAAGAACCCGCAGCCGCACGTGGTGACGCTGCATCTCGGGCCGCGCGCCGGCCGCGCCGCGGTCAACACCCGGATCCGCCTGGCCGATTCCCAGACCATCACCGCCCTCGCCGAAATGCGCGACGGCACCTTCTGGTCCGCTACCGCCGACGCGATCGTGACGCTGGCGGCCTGCGTCGAAGGATCGTGA
- the soxX gene encoding sulfur oxidation c-type cytochrome SoxX, protein MRRRLAVLLALTQTALAPATILGDAIPLPLDGRTGDAGRGRAIATDTRKGLCPLCHTGLGGSAPAGDLGPDLSDIGARLSEGQLRLRLVDGRVLNPATLMPSYYRTDGTRVASAWRGRPVLEAGEIEDVIAYLLTLKGGQATP, encoded by the coding sequence GTGAGGCGCCGGCTCGCCGTGCTCCTCGCCCTCACACAGACCGCGCTCGCGCCCGCGACCATCCTCGGCGACGCGATCCCGCTGCCGCTCGACGGCCGGACCGGGGACGCGGGCCGCGGCCGGGCGATCGCCACCGACACCCGCAAGGGCCTGTGCCCGCTCTGCCATACCGGCCTCGGCGGCAGCGCCCCGGCGGGCGATCTCGGGCCGGACCTGTCCGATATCGGGGCACGGCTCTCGGAGGGACAATTGCGCCTGCGGCTCGTCGACGGGCGGGTCTTGAACCCCGCGACCCTGATGCCCTCCTACTACCGGACCGACGGCACGCGGGTGGCGAGCGCCTGGCGCGGCCGGCCGGTGCTGGAGGCGGGGGAGATCGAGGACGTGATCGCCTATCTCCTCACCCTGAAGGGAGGGCAAGCGACGCCATGA
- a CDS encoding leucyl aminopeptidase: protein MADGISIEIESLAASGASAKPGGDLVLFVGEDLALSPRAAEIAGPGAAELVARAAGVERFKGKASSALVLTAPAGLAVERLVVVGTGADEASARDWAALGGYTAGKLGSRAATVVLEWPGTAPGSDEVAAFSLGARLRAYKFDRYKSKKSPEGEESGGGGRLTLLVPENAGLKKAMRGAEGLAEGVILARELVNEPPNVLDPEEFARRAEALEKLGVEIEILDEKDMKKLGMRALLAVAQGSAKEARVVIMRWNGAEDASDAPVAFIGKGVTFDSGGISIKGSGGMEDMKGDMAGAACVVGLMHALASRKAKVNALGAIGLVENMPDGKAQRPGDIVTSLSGQTIEIINTDAEGRLVLADVLWHVQQTYRPRFMIDLATLTGAILVALGQEFAGMFSNNDELAQRLSAAGEATGEKVWRMPLTPGFDKLIESKFADMKNTGGRHGGSATAAQFLKRYVNDVPWIHLDIAGVGMGSPATETNRSWGSGWGVRLLDRLVRDHYEA, encoded by the coding sequence ATGGCGGACGGCATCAGCATCGAGATCGAATCCCTCGCCGCGTCCGGAGCGTCGGCCAAGCCCGGCGGCGACCTCGTGCTGTTCGTCGGCGAGGACCTCGCCCTGTCGCCGCGGGCGGCCGAGATCGCCGGGCCCGGCGCGGCCGAGCTGGTGGCCCGCGCCGCGGGCGTCGAGCGGTTCAAGGGCAAGGCCTCGAGCGCCCTCGTTCTCACCGCTCCCGCCGGCCTCGCGGTCGAGCGGCTGGTGGTGGTCGGCACCGGAGCGGACGAGGCGTCCGCCCGCGACTGGGCGGCCCTCGGCGGCTACACCGCCGGCAAGCTCGGCAGCCGCGCGGCGACGGTCGTGCTCGAATGGCCCGGCACGGCGCCGGGCTCCGACGAGGTCGCGGCCTTCTCGCTCGGAGCCCGCCTGCGTGCGTACAAGTTCGACCGCTACAAGAGCAAGAAGTCGCCGGAGGGCGAGGAGAGCGGCGGGGGCGGGCGCCTGACCCTGCTGGTGCCGGAGAATGCCGGCCTGAAGAAGGCGATGCGCGGCGCGGAGGGGCTCGCCGAGGGCGTGATCCTCGCCCGCGAGCTCGTCAACGAGCCACCGAACGTCCTCGACCCGGAGGAGTTCGCCCGCCGCGCCGAGGCGCTGGAGAAGCTCGGCGTCGAGATCGAGATCCTCGACGAGAAGGACATGAAGAAGCTCGGCATGCGGGCGCTGCTCGCCGTCGCGCAGGGCTCGGCCAAGGAGGCCCGGGTCGTCATCATGCGCTGGAACGGGGCTGAGGACGCCTCCGACGCGCCGGTGGCCTTCATCGGCAAGGGCGTGACCTTCGATTCCGGCGGCATCTCCATCAAGGGGAGCGGCGGCATGGAGGACATGAAGGGCGACATGGCGGGCGCCGCCTGCGTCGTCGGCCTGATGCATGCCCTCGCCAGCCGCAAGGCCAAGGTGAACGCGCTTGGCGCCATCGGCCTCGTCGAGAACATGCCCGACGGCAAGGCCCAGCGCCCCGGCGACATCGTCACCTCGCTGTCGGGCCAGACGATCGAGATCATCAACACCGACGCGGAAGGGCGCCTGGTGCTCGCCGACGTGCTCTGGCACGTGCAGCAGACCTACAGGCCCCGCTTCATGATCGACCTCGCGACCCTGACCGGCGCGATCCTGGTGGCGCTCGGCCAGGAATTCGCCGGCATGTTCTCGAACAACGACGAGCTGGCGCAGCGCCTCTCGGCCGCCGGCGAGGCCACCGGCGAGAAGGTGTGGCGCATGCCGCTGACGCCGGGCTTCGACAAGCTGATCGAGTCGAAATTCGCCGACATGAAGAACACCGGCGGCCGCCACGGCGGCTCGGCCACCGCGGCGCAGTTCCTCAAGCGCTACGTCAACGACGTGCCGTGGATCCACCTCGACATCGCCGGCGTCGGCATGGGCTCGCCGGCGACCGAGACCAACCGCTCCTGGGGCTCGGGCTGGGGCGTGCGCCTCCTCGACCGGCTCGTGCGCGACCACTACGAGGCGTGA
- a CDS encoding NAD(P)/FAD-dependent oxidoreductase — translation MSGIGRRAVLAGLAATALPRPALAQGARGRVAVIGGGFGGATAARVLHRAGLDVTLVEPAETYWACPFSNEVIAGLRPMSAQAFGYEGLRASGVTIARTSAEAVDGAARQVRLADGRTLDYDRLILSPGIALRFDALPGYDAAAAETMPHAWKAGAQTELLAQKLAALPEGGTVVLSVPGNPYRCPPGPYERASLIAYYLKAHKPRAKLIVLDAKDTFSKQKLFEQAWKALYPGLLEYVPLAAGGQVTAVDPAAMTVATDFETYKADLACIIPPQRAAPIATQAGVADRSGWCPIDPVTFESRLVPRIHVIGDAAIAGAMPKSAFAANAQGKVCAEAVTDLLAGRTPAAPKLINTCYSLVAPGYGISVAGVYHPDKGVLADVEGAGGTSPVDAPDTVRQQEATYAEDWYRTITSAVFG, via the coding sequence GTGAGCGGGATTGGCCGTCGCGCGGTGCTGGCGGGGCTCGCCGCCACCGCCCTCCCCCGCCCGGCCCTCGCGCAGGGCGCACGCGGGCGCGTCGCCGTCATCGGCGGCGGGTTCGGCGGCGCCACGGCGGCGCGGGTGCTGCACCGGGCGGGCCTCGACGTGACCCTGGTCGAGCCGGCGGAGACCTATTGGGCCTGCCCGTTCAGCAACGAGGTGATCGCCGGTCTGCGGCCGATGTCGGCGCAAGCCTTCGGCTACGAGGGTCTGCGGGCGAGCGGCGTCACGATCGCGCGCACCAGCGCCGAGGCGGTCGACGGCGCGGCCCGGCAGGTCCGCCTCGCCGACGGTCGGACGCTCGATTACGACCGGCTGATCCTCTCGCCCGGCATCGCTTTGCGCTTCGACGCCCTGCCGGGCTACGACGCGGCCGCCGCCGAGACGATGCCGCATGCCTGGAAGGCCGGGGCGCAGACCGAGCTGCTGGCCCAGAAACTCGCCGCCTTGCCGGAGGGCGGCACGGTGGTGCTGTCGGTGCCGGGCAATCCCTATCGCTGCCCGCCCGGACCCTACGAGCGGGCGAGCCTGATCGCGTACTACCTCAAGGCGCACAAGCCCCGCGCCAAGCTGATCGTGCTCGACGCCAAGGACACGTTCTCGAAGCAGAAGCTGTTCGAGCAGGCCTGGAAGGCCCTCTATCCCGGCCTCCTCGAATACGTGCCGCTCGCGGCCGGCGGCCAGGTCACCGCGGTCGATCCGGCGGCGATGACCGTCGCCACCGATTTCGAGACCTACAAGGCCGATCTCGCCTGCATCATCCCGCCCCAGCGGGCGGCCCCGATCGCGACGCAGGCCGGCGTCGCCGACCGCTCGGGCTGGTGCCCGATCGATCCCGTCACCTTCGAATCGCGCCTGGTGCCGCGGATCCACGTGATCGGCGACGCCGCCATCGCCGGGGCGATGCCGAAATCCGCCTTCGCGGCCAATGCGCAGGGAAAGGTCTGCGCCGAGGCCGTGACCGACCTCCTGGCCGGACGGACGCCCGCGGCGCCGAAGCTGATCAACACCTGCTACAGCCTCGTCGCGCCGGGCTACGGCATCTCGGTCGCCGGGGTGTACCACCCAGACAAGGGGGTGCTCGCCGACGTCGAGGGCGCCGGCGGCACCAGCCCGGTCGACGCGCCCGACACGGTGCGGCAGCAGGAAGCGACCTACGCCGAGGATTGGTACCGGACGATCACCTCGGCGGTGTTCGGGTGA
- a CDS encoding c-type cytochrome translates to MLASPVAAAAPPGASSCSGCHGAPGGAVPSLIGHSAEDIAASLSAFRSGARPATVMNRIAKGFSESESRAIADYLAGGGQ, encoded by the coding sequence ATGCTCGCGAGCCCGGTGGCGGCGGCCGCGCCGCCGGGCGCCTCGTCCTGCTCGGGGTGCCACGGGGCCCCGGGCGGGGCGGTGCCGAGCCTCATCGGCCACTCGGCCGAGGATATCGCGGCCTCACTGTCCGCCTTCCGGTCGGGCGCCCGGCCGGCGACGGTGATGAACCGCATCGCCAAGGGCTTTTCGGAGTCCGAGAGCCGGGCGATCGCCGATTATCTCGCGGGGGGCGGCCAGTGA
- a CDS encoding AMP-binding protein, with protein sequence MEPNTPPRPWLAAYPAGVPAEIETERLGTLVELIETATRRFADRPAITCFGASLTFAALRREGEAMAAFLQAQGVTKGDRVALMMPNVPAFPIALVGALLAGATVVNVNPLYTPRELTHQLRDAGARVLVVLENFCHTVAESLPELPGLERVVVAGAGDGLGLKGSLITLAARHLKKAVPPFTLPTERRTSFKAALAAGRRATFRPVAVGPDDLAFLQYTGGTTGVSKGAMLTHRNVAANVEQSRVWFRMRDDEGPGRVMVTALPLYHIFALTCCFFFMMRLGACCLLVPNPRDIGGFVSLLRKSRFTNLSGVNTLFNALLNHPDIAKVDWSRLEYAIAGGMAMQAPVARRWKAVTGKPVIEGYGLSETSPVVSINPPDLHDWSGTIGYPAPSTEVCIRDAEGTTLPAGQPGELCVRGPQVMAGYWGRADETARAMTPDGFFRTGDIALIEPDGQVRIVDRMKDMILVSGFNVYPNEVEDVLAAHPGVLEVAVVGEPSAETGESVVAHVVRRDPDLTAEALRAHAREGLTAYKVPRRYVFRDSLPKTNVGKVLRRALREGESVG encoded by the coding sequence ATGGAACCCAACACCCCGCCGCGGCCCTGGCTCGCCGCCTATCCGGCCGGCGTTCCGGCGGAGATCGAGACCGAGCGCCTCGGCACCCTGGTCGAGCTGATCGAGACCGCCACGCGACGCTTCGCCGACCGCCCGGCGATCACCTGTTTCGGCGCCTCCCTGACCTTCGCGGCGCTGCGGCGCGAGGGCGAGGCGATGGCGGCCTTCCTGCAAGCGCAAGGGGTGACCAAGGGCGACCGGGTCGCCCTGATGATGCCGAACGTGCCGGCCTTCCCCATCGCCCTCGTCGGCGCGCTGCTCGCCGGTGCCACGGTCGTGAACGTCAACCCGCTCTACACCCCGCGCGAGCTGACCCACCAGCTGCGCGATGCCGGCGCCCGGGTGCTGGTGGTGCTGGAGAACTTTTGCCACACGGTCGCCGAGTCGCTGCCCGAGCTGCCCGGCCTCGAGCGGGTTGTGGTGGCCGGCGCCGGCGACGGGCTCGGGCTGAAGGGCTCGCTCATCACGCTCGCGGCGCGCCACCTCAAGAAGGCGGTGCCTCCATTCACGCTGCCGACGGAGCGCCGGACCAGCTTCAAGGCGGCGCTCGCCGCCGGGCGCCGCGCCACCTTCCGGCCGGTCGCGGTCGGTCCGGACGATCTCGCCTTCCTGCAATATACCGGCGGCACCACCGGCGTCTCGAAGGGGGCGATGCTCACCCATCGCAACGTCGCCGCCAATGTCGAGCAGAGCCGGGTCTGGTTCCGCATGCGCGACGACGAGGGCCCGGGCCGGGTGATGGTGACGGCGCTGCCGCTCTACCACATCTTCGCGCTGACCTGCTGCTTCTTCTTCATGATGCGGCTCGGCGCCTGCTGCCTGCTGGTGCCGAACCCGCGCGACATCGGCGGTTTCGTGAGCCTCCTGCGCAAGAGCCGCTTCACCAACCTGTCGGGCGTCAACACCCTGTTCAACGCGCTCCTCAACCACCCGGACATCGCCAAGGTCGACTGGTCGCGGCTCGAATACGCCATCGCCGGCGGCATGGCGATGCAGGCGCCCGTGGCCCGGCGCTGGAAAGCCGTGACCGGCAAGCCGGTGATCGAGGGCTACGGCCTGTCCGAGACCTCGCCGGTGGTCTCCATCAACCCGCCGGACCTGCACGACTGGTCGGGCACCATCGGCTACCCGGCGCCCTCGACGGAGGTGTGCATCCGCGACGCCGAGGGCACCACCCTGCCGGCGGGCCAGCCCGGCGAGCTCTGCGTGCGCGGGCCGCAGGTCATGGCCGGCTACTGGGGCCGGGCCGACGAGACCGCCCGGGCGATGACCCCGGACGGCTTCTTCCGCACCGGCGACATCGCGCTGATCGAGCCCGACGGGCAGGTCCGCATCGTCGACCGGATGAAGGACATGATCCTGGTCTCCGGCTTCAACGTCTATCCGAACGAGGTCGAGGACGTGCTCGCCGCCCATCCGGGCGTGCTGGAGGTGGCGGTGGTGGGCGAGCCCTCGGCGGAGACCGGCGAGAGCGTCGTCGCCCACGTGGTCCGGCGCGATCCCGACCTCACCGCGGAGGCCCTGCGAGCTCATGCCCGGGAGGGGTTGACGGCGTACAAGGTGCCCCGCCGCTACGTTTTTCGCGACAGCCTGCCGAAGACCAATGTCGGCAAGGTGCTGCGACGGGCTTTGCGGGAGGGGGAGAGTGTAGGGTGA
- the lptF gene encoding LPS export ABC transporter permease LptF: MRQIERYIFRIALGAFLSCLIGLTGVIWVTQALRELDLITAKGQTLLIFFLITGLSLPTLITVIAPVALFIAVVYALNKLNGDSELIVMSAAGMSPRHLMRPFLTLALLVSAAIGFLTIQVMPSSFQELRDVLTRVRGDFIANVVKEGQFTTLDSGITFHFRERAPNGALLGIFMQDRREAGKTVVYLAERGQAVDLDGQTYLVLEKGSIHRQQPNSRDSSIITFQRYAVDLAAFTPPDADTIYKPRERSTVQLMFPNPDETYYKLTKGRFRAELHDRLSSWLYPLALGLIAFAALGDPRTTRQGRGLAVAGAIAAVVGLRIAGFAASSAAVRSQGAVIAVYAAPLIAIALSLVVATQGNRVRAFNAGVAARLRRFSAAVPVLRARAG, encoded by the coding sequence ATGAGACAGATCGAGCGCTACATCTTCCGCATCGCCCTCGGGGCCTTCCTGTCGTGCCTGATCGGCCTCACCGGCGTGATCTGGGTGACGCAGGCCCTGCGCGAGCTCGACCTGATCACCGCCAAGGGCCAGACCCTGCTGATCTTCTTCCTGATCACCGGGCTGTCGCTGCCGACCCTGATCACCGTGATCGCGCCGGTCGCCCTATTCATCGCGGTGGTCTACGCGCTGAACAAGCTCAACGGCGATTCCGAGCTGATCGTGATGAGCGCGGCGGGCATGTCGCCGCGCCACCTGATGCGGCCGTTCCTGACGCTGGCCCTCCTCGTCAGCGCGGCGATCGGCTTCCTGACCATCCAGGTGATGCCGTCGAGCTTCCAGGAGCTGCGCGACGTGCTCACCCGCGTGCGCGGCGACTTCATCGCCAACGTGGTCAAGGAAGGGCAGTTCACCACGCTCGACAGCGGCATCACCTTCCACTTCCGCGAGCGGGCGCCGAACGGGGCGCTTTTGGGCATCTTCATGCAGGACCGGCGCGAGGCCGGGAAGACGGTGGTCTACCTCGCCGAGCGCGGCCAGGCGGTCGACCTCGACGGGCAGACCTACCTCGTGCTCGAGAAGGGCAGCATCCACCGCCAGCAGCCGAACAGCCGCGACTCCTCGATCATCACCTTCCAGCGCTACGCCGTCGACCTCGCGGCGTTCACGCCGCCCGATGCCGACACGATCTACAAGCCGCGCGAGCGCTCGACCGTGCAGCTCATGTTCCCGAACCCGGACGAGACCTACTACAAGCTGACGAAGGGCCGCTTCCGGGCCGAGCTGCACGACCGGCTGTCCTCCTGGCTCTATCCCCTGGCGCTCGGGCTGATCGCCTTCGCGGCGCTCGGCGACCCCCGCACCACCCGGCAAGGGCGGGGGCTGGCGGTGGCGGGCGCCATCGCCGCCGTGGTGGGGTTGCGCATCGCGGGCTTCGCCGCTTCGAGCGCGGCGGTGCGCAGCCAGGGCGCCGTGATCGCGGTCTACGCCGCGCCGCTCATCGCCATCGCCCTCTCCCTCGTCGTCGCCACCCAGGGCAACCGGGTGCGGGCCTTCAACGCGGGCGTGGCCGCGCGGCTGCGCCGGTTCTCGGCGGCGGTCCCGGTCCTGCGCGCACGGGCGGGCTGA
- the soxZ gene encoding thiosulfate oxidation carrier complex protein SoxZ, with amino-acid sequence MARALINLPKTAKAGAVIEIKTLISHPMETGYRPGPDGRLIPRNIITEFVCRYDDEEVFRAELSPASAANPYLTFTTVATKTGTLTFTWTGDNGFSQTEEVGITVT; translated from the coding sequence ATGGCCCGCGCCCTCATCAACCTGCCGAAGACCGCGAAGGCCGGCGCGGTGATCGAGATCAAGACCCTGATCTCGCACCCGATGGAGACCGGCTACCGCCCCGGCCCGGACGGCCGCCTGATCCCGCGCAACATCATCACCGAGTTCGTCTGCCGGTACGATGACGAGGAGGTGTTTCGCGCCGAATTGTCGCCGGCGAGCGCGGCGAACCCGTACCTGACCTTCACCACCGTCGCGACAAAGACCGGGACCCTGACCTTCACCTGGACCGGGGATAACGGGTTCTCGCAGACGGAGGAGGTGGGGATCACGGTGACGTAG
- a CDS encoding molybdopterin cofactor-binding domain-containing protein, protein MTHTASPALSRRFFLAGSAAAAGGLALGFDLPSAEAASPAATPEINAWVVVRPDETVVIRIARSEMGQGTLTGLAQLVAEELGCDWNRVTTEYPTPGQNLARGRVWGDFSTGGSRGIRESYVAVRQGGAAARTMLVAAAAQEWNVPPGECRVERGTISHPGSGRSTTFGKVAAAAGKMEPPKEVPLKDPKDWIIAGKPVKRLDTVEKTDGSQVYGIDLKLPGMLNAAIRDCPVVGGTVKSVDAAAVEKMPGVRKVVRVGDSAVAVVADTFWRAKTAVEALPIVWDEGPNAKVSSDTIAAMLKEGLDAPEAFVGNKAGDAAGALKGAAKVVEATYAYPFQNHATMEPMNATARWTSDKCEVWTPTQNGEAALAAAAEAAGLSARQCDVTKIHLGGGFGRRGATHDWVRQAVLIAKELPGTPVKLIWTREEDMTHGRYHPVTQCRMRAALDESGNLTGLHMRISGQSILAGIIPGRLAPDGKDPVTFQGLNPGGAEAAIGYTIPNLLIDHAMRNPPIIPGFWRGVNTNPNAIYLECFLDEVAHAAGQDPLAFRRKLMEKHPKHLAVLNAVAERIGWDTKPPEGVHRGLAQIMGFGSYVAAAAEVSVDDDGKIKVHRIVAATDPGIAVNPQQIEAQVAGSFVYGLSAALYGECTVKDGRIEQTNFDSYPVLRLDEMPAVEAILMPSGGFIGGVGEPTIAVAAPAVLNAVFAATGKRVRQIPASRTDLKRA, encoded by the coding sequence ATGACCCATACCGCCTCCCCCGCCCTGTCGCGCCGCTTCTTCCTCGCCGGCTCCGCCGCCGCGGCCGGCGGCCTCGCCCTCGGCTTCGACCTGCCCTCCGCCGAGGCCGCCTCCCCGGCGGCCACGCCAGAGATCAACGCCTGGGTGGTGGTGCGCCCGGACGAGACCGTGGTGATCCGCATCGCCCGCTCGGAGATGGGCCAGGGCACGCTGACCGGCCTCGCCCAGCTCGTGGCGGAGGAGCTCGGCTGCGACTGGAACAGGGTCACGACCGAGTACCCGACCCCGGGCCAGAACCTCGCCCGCGGCCGCGTCTGGGGCGACTTCTCGACCGGCGGCAGCCGCGGCATCCGCGAATCCTACGTCGCGGTGCGCCAGGGCGGGGCCGCCGCCCGCACCATGCTAGTCGCAGCGGCCGCGCAGGAATGGAACGTGCCGCCCGGCGAGTGCCGGGTCGAGCGCGGCACGATCAGCCATCCGGGCTCCGGCCGCTCCACCACCTTCGGCAAGGTCGCAGCCGCCGCCGGCAAGATGGAGCCGCCGAAGGAGGTGCCGCTCAAGGATCCGAAGGACTGGATCATCGCCGGCAAGCCGGTGAAGCGCCTCGACACGGTCGAGAAGACCGACGGCTCGCAGGTCTACGGCATCGATCTGAAACTGCCGGGGATGCTCAACGCCGCGATCCGCGACTGCCCGGTGGTCGGCGGCACGGTGAAGAGCGTCGATGCGGCGGCCGTGGAAAAGATGCCCGGCGTGCGCAAGGTGGTGCGGGTCGGCGACAGTGCCGTGGCCGTCGTCGCCGACACGTTCTGGCGCGCCAAGACTGCGGTCGAGGCACTTCCCATCGTCTGGGACGAGGGCCCGAACGCCAAGGTCTCGAGCGACACCATCGCGGCGATGCTGAAGGAGGGGCTGGACGCTCCTGAAGCCTTCGTCGGCAACAAGGCCGGGGACGCCGCAGGCGCGCTGAAAGGCGCCGCGAAGGTCGTCGAGGCGACCTACGCCTACCCGTTCCAGAACCACGCCACGATGGAGCCGATGAACGCCACGGCGCGCTGGACGTCGGACAAGTGCGAGGTCTGGACTCCGACCCAGAACGGCGAGGCGGCGCTCGCCGCGGCGGCCGAGGCCGCCGGCCTCTCGGCGCGGCAATGCGACGTCACCAAGATCCATCTCGGCGGCGGCTTCGGCCGGCGCGGCGCCACCCATGACTGGGTGCGCCAGGCGGTGCTGATCGCGAAGGAACTCCCCGGGACCCCGGTCAAGCTGATCTGGACCCGCGAGGAGGACATGACCCACGGCCGCTACCATCCGGTCACGCAGTGCCGGATGCGGGCGGCGCTGGACGAGAGCGGCAACCTGACCGGCCTGCACATGCGGATCTCCGGCCAGTCGATCCTGGCCGGCATCATCCCCGGACGGCTGGCGCCCGACGGCAAGGACCCGGTGACGTTCCAGGGCCTCAATCCCGGCGGGGCGGAGGCGGCGATCGGCTACACGATCCCGAACCTCCTCATCGATCACGCGATGCGCAACCCGCCGATCATCCCGGGCTTCTGGCGCGGGGTGAACACCAACCCGAACGCGATCTACCTCGAATGCTTCCTCGACGAGGTGGCGCATGCGGCGGGCCAGGACCCGCTCGCCTTCCGGCGCAAGCTGATGGAGAAGCACCCCAAGCACCTCGCCGTGCTGAACGCGGTGGCCGAGCGGATCGGCTGGGACACCAAGCCGCCGGAAGGCGTGCACCGGGGCCTCGCCCAGATCATGGGCTTCGGCAGCTACGTGGCGGCGGCCGCGGAAGTGTCGGTCGATGACGACGGCAAGATCAAGGTCCACCGCATCGTCGCCGCCACCGATCCGGGCATCGCGGTCAACCCGCAGCAGATCGAGGCGCAGGTCGCCGGCTCCTTCGTCTACGGGCTGTCGGCAGCGCTCTACGGCGAGTGTACGGTGAAGGACGGGCGCATCGAGCAGACCAACTTCGATTCCTACCCGGTCCTGCGCCTCGACGAGATGCCGGCGGTGGAGGCGATCCTGATGCCGTCGGGCGGCTTCATCGGCGGCGTCGGCGAGCCGACGATCGCGGTGGCGGCGCCCGCCGTGCTCAACGCGGTCTTCGCCGCCACCGGCAAGCGGGTGCGCCAGATCCCGGCGAGCCGCACGGACCTGAAGCGCGCGTGA
- the lptG gene encoding LPS export ABC transporter permease LptG, whose product MLIGLTLGRYLAVRFLRMILGVFLTVFALVYTLDFVELMRRAGDAEGASAAVMARLALYRTPAVAEQVLPFAILFGAMAALLQLSRKLELVVARAAGISAWQFLQPGVLVALGIGAFTVGVYNPVSAELKQRSTQIEAKIFARSGKAASGKDLWIRQRSIDGQAIIRAETAIEGTTTLAGVAVFTFDEAGAFTQQMQAARATLHDGYWELQDVRVQGMDQEPQSYDTYLIASTLDQSQVRQRFTPPESVPFWQLRQTIARTERAGLDATRYRLQYDVLMARPVLFLAMVLVAASVSLRFFRFGGIGKMVLGGVAAGFVLYVARQVMEGLGASGLVAAPVAAWFPAVVGSLLGTLALLHLEDG is encoded by the coding sequence ATGCTGATCGGCTTGACCCTCGGCCGCTACCTGGCGGTCCGCTTCCTGCGCATGATCCTGGGGGTCTTCCTCACGGTCTTCGCCCTCGTCTACACCCTCGACTTCGTCGAGCTGATGCGGCGCGCCGGCGATGCCGAGGGAGCGTCGGCCGCCGTGATGGCGCGGCTCGCGCTCTACCGCACCCCGGCGGTGGCCGAGCAGGTGCTGCCCTTCGCGATCCTGTTCGGCGCCATGGCGGCCCTGCTCCAGCTCAGCCGCAAGCTCGAACTGGTGGTGGCGCGGGCCGCCGGCATCTCGGCCTGGCAGTTCCTGCAGCCCGGGGTCCTCGTGGCGCTCGGCATCGGCGCCTTCACGGTCGGGGTCTACAACCCGGTCTCGGCCGAGCTGAAGCAGCGCTCGACGCAGATCGAGGCGAAGATCTTCGCCCGCTCGGGCAAAGCCGCCTCCGGCAAGGACCTGTGGATCCGCCAGCGCAGCATCGACGGGCAGGCGATCATCCGGGCCGAGACCGCGATCGAGGGCACCACCACGCTCGCCGGCGTCGCGGTCTTCACCTTCGACGAGGCCGGCGCCTTCACCCAGCAGATGCAGGCGGCCCGGGCCACCCTGCACGACGGCTACTGGGAGCTCCAGGACGTGCGGGTGCAGGGAATGGACCAGGAGCCGCAGAGCTACGACACCTACCTGATCGCCTCGACGCTCGATCAATCGCAGGTGCGTCAGCGCTTCACCCCGCCGGAATCCGTGCCTTTCTGGCAACTCCGCCAGACGATCGCCCGGACCGAGCGGGCGGGACTCGACGCCACGCGTTACCGCCTGCAGTACGACGTGCTGATGGCCCGGCCGGTGCTGTTCCTGGCGATGGTGCTGGTGGCGGCATCGGTTTCATTAAGGTTTTTCCGTTTCGGTGGCATCGGCAAGATGGTGCTCGGCGGCGTCGCGGCGGGCTTCGTGCTCTACGTGGCACGCCAGGTGATGGAGGGCCTAGGAGCCTCTGGATTGGTCGCGGCGCCGGTGGCGGCGTGGTTCCCGGCCGTGGTAGGGAGTCTTCTCGGAACGCTCGCGCTTCTGCATCTGGAGGACGGCTGA